Genomic DNA from Bacteroidales bacterium:
GTATCCGGTTGTCGGCTGAAGCCAGTTACCTTACAGAGCAATCGCTCGACTTCTTCGGTTTCAACGGGTATAATTCGAATTACAATCCTGACTTTGAAGATGAAAACAGCAGCGACTATATTTCAAGGATGTTTTATAATATGGATCGCAGACTTGCCAGATTTAAAGCTGATTTCCAGGGTAAGATAACAGGCAAGGAATTCAGGTGGTTTGCCGGAATTGAATACAATCATGCCAAAATGGGCACTGTGGATGTTGAGAAACTCAATAAGGGCAAGGATGAAGAGGATAAACTTCCGGTAGATACACTGCTTCTTTTTGACAGATATGTAAAATGGGGTATTATTCCACAGGATCAGGCTGATGGTGGACATAACACGCTTGTAAAAGCCGGCCTGGTTTACGATACGCGCGACATTGAAGCAAACCCGATGAAAGGAATCTGGACGGATGTTCAATTGCTCATGGCTCCCGGTTTCCTGGGAAACGGAGATCTATCTTACACCCGGCTCGCTATTACACACAGACAGTACTTTACTATTGCACCGCAGGTATTATCACTGGCTTACCGGTTAAGTTGGCAGACCAAACTAAGCGGAACCATGCCGTATTATATGCTTCCGTTTGTTTATAACACCGCTCCGGCACTTACACGTGACGGGCTGGGCGGTGCCAAAACAATAAGGGGACTCATGAGAAACCGCGTGGTGGGAGATGGCTTTGTGTATGGAAATGTTGAATTGAGATGGAAATTCTTAAGAACGCACGTTTTCAACCAGAATTTATACCTGGCACTGAGCGGCTTCCTGGATGGTGGCATGGTAACCGACAAATATGACTTTGATACCCCGACTGATCCGGATGCCGTCAATTATCTGAGCCAGGGAACCGATGAAAAACTTCATCTCGGTGCCGGCGGCGGATTGCACATAGTGATGAACCAGAATTTTGTTATTGCTGTTGATTACGGACGAGCTCTCGATCCACAGGATGGGGTGAAGGGAGTGTATATAGGGCTGAATTTCTTGTACTAGTGATTAGTGACTGGTGACTGGTGACTGGATACCAGGAGCTCGTCATTGCGAGGAGTTTACGACGAAGCAATCTGCCCGAACAGGAAGGGCCATGCTATAGGAAGTCAATCACCAGGAGCAAAGATTATTTTTAAAACTATTATGGAATGAAGGTACTTAAAGTCATCCAGTAAAAAATATATATGCTATGAAGAAGATCATTTTCTGTTTTATAATCCCGTTTCTTGTTCTGTCGTGTCGCTCCGGTTCCCCTGTGAATTATGAAGGTGGTGCCCCTGCATTGGAAAGTGCTAAATCAACAGCTCCTCCTCCTCCCCAATCCGATGAGGTTCAGTCAATAACCGGAACGGATCAAAGTATTCAACCGGTAGATAAAGTTACACGGAAGATCATCAGGGATGGCAATATGGAAATCAGGGTTAATGACCTTGAAAAAGGCAAAGCCTCTATTGATACGTTGACAAAGAAATTCAAAGGGTATTACAATAATGAGAGTTACAGCAATGCCGATTACGGGAAAGGTTATTCGGTAATTATCCGGGTTCCGGCCGATAATTTTGATGCATTTATTGCAGCCATTGAATCGGGAATGGGTGAAGTAGTTTATAAGAACATCTCTTCGAGGGATGTTACCGAGCAGTTCATAGACCTTGAAACACGGATGGCCAACAAAAAGAATTACCTGTCGCGGTATTCAGAGTTGCTGAAACAGGCTCGTACAGTAAAAGATATGCTTGAAATAGAAGAAAAGACAAGGGTTATCGAGGAAGAGATTGAAAGCACCGAAGGACGGCTGAAATACCTGCAGAACCAGGTTGATTACAGTACACTCAGCCTGCAGATCAGCAAAAAGAACGATTATAACCTTTATTCGAATGGTAACCAGGGAAGTTTTTTCGACCGGTTAAAAATATCACTTGTAAAAGGCTGGTTCGGACTGGTGAGTTTCGTATTATTTGTAATTCGTATATGGCCATTCTGGATCATTGCCGGGAGCCTGTTCTGGCTGATCAGAAAGTTTCTGAAAAGGAAGAAAAAAAACTGAAATCAGGTTAGCCGGATAAGCGTCAAAAATACCCTAACTCACTAATACATAAAATAAAGGTTAAAAAATTATCTATTCTCATAAATTCACTTATTTTTGTATCGACAATCTATTCAATTTTTTATCTAATTTTTTTATGAACATTTACGTAGGCAATCTCCATTTCAATGTAAATGAAGATGAATTAAGAAAAGCTTTTGAAGAATACGGTGACGTAGCATCTGTAAAGATCATTACGGACAAATATTCAGGAAGAAGCAAAGGTTTTGGTTTTGTTGAGATGCTGAATGACAACGAAGCAAAGAATGCTATTGAGAATCTTAATGGCACTGAGATC
This window encodes:
- a CDS encoding BamA/TamA family outer membrane protein; this encodes MKKMKHALLILALMATPALIMAQQDTTHAAKADKVKTGWNFGALPAIAFDTDIGFKYGALVNLFYYGDGKQYPKYLHSLYFEWNHTTKGSGLSQFTYDSEYLIPGIRLSAEASYLTEQSLDFFGFNGYNSNYNPDFEDENSSDYISRMFYNMDRRLARFKADFQGKITGKEFRWFAGIEYNHAKMGTVDVEKLNKGKDEEDKLPVDTLLLFDRYVKWGIIPQDQADGGHNTLVKAGLVYDTRDIEANPMKGIWTDVQLLMAPGFLGNGDLSYTRLAITHRQYFTIAPQVLSLAYRLSWQTKLSGTMPYYMLPFVYNTAPALTRDGLGGAKTIRGLMRNRVVGDGFVYGNVELRWKFLRTHVFNQNLYLALSGFLDGGMVTDKYDFDTPTDPDAVNYLSQGTDEKLHLGAGGGLHIVMNQNFVIAVDYGRALDPQDGVKGVYIGLNFLY
- a CDS encoding DUF4349 domain-containing protein — protein: MKKIIFCFIIPFLVLSCRSGSPVNYEGGAPALESAKSTAPPPPQSDEVQSITGTDQSIQPVDKVTRKIIRDGNMEIRVNDLEKGKASIDTLTKKFKGYYNNESYSNADYGKGYSVIIRVPADNFDAFIAAIESGMGEVVYKNISSRDVTEQFIDLETRMANKKNYLSRYSELLKQARTVKDMLEIEEKTRVIEEEIESTEGRLKYLQNQVDYSTLSLQISKKNDYNLYSNGNQGSFFDRLKISLVKGWFGLVSFVLFVIRIWPFWIIAGSLFWLIRKFLKRKKKN
- a CDS encoding RNA-binding protein encodes the protein MNIYVGNLHFNVNEDELRKAFEEYGDVASVKIITDKYSGRSKGFGFVEMLNDNEAKNAIENLNGTEIKGRAVNVNQAREKENNSGERRSFRPRS